The Capsicum annuum cultivar UCD-10X-F1 chromosome 1, UCD10Xv1.1, whole genome shotgun sequence sequence ACTGCATTATCTGAAAGGTACAACTGATTTTGGAATATTCTTCTCATCCTCTCCTAATCTATCACTCACTCTATATTGTGATAGTGATTGGGGTGCTTGTGCTGATAGTTGCAGATCTGTCATCGAATTTTGTGTTCTATTTGGTGGTAGTTTGACTAGTTGGAAATCTAAGAAACAAAccattatttctctttcttcagCTTAGGCTGAATACAGGGCTATGAGTAAGGCTGTTGCAGAAGTTACTTGGCTCACTCTCTTATTAACTGAGTTTGGCCTTTCAAGGTTGACTCCTATGCCTTTATTTTGTGATAACCAGGCTGCTATCCACATTGCCagaaattcaatatttcatgaacGAACCAAGCACATCGAACTGGATTTTCATTTTGTTCTCTCCAAGCTGACTGATGGTTTGATCTCCTTGTCTCATACGTCCAGCTCCACTCAGCTGGCTGACATGTTCACCAAGTGCCGGACTGGCTCCCAACATCATGATCGTTTACTTGGGAGTGGTTTCCCCTCCAACTTGCGGGGGTGTTGGAATTACTTTGTCATAGTATATTCTTTCATTGTATTTTTGTATTgggtttttcttttactttgggcTTTGCACGCTATTTATTTATACACAATTTTATGCTTTCCATTGATACGGGTAAGGCCCACATATATGtataagggtagatgagatgTTTTAGACAAcaagttttattttcaaattttggttCTATCAGATAATAATGAAAGGCTGCTCCAACTTCTCTCTTCTTTTCTATCTCTAGAAGTTTCTAGGAATTTATGTATTTCTCTTCTTCATCAACCCGATTATCGAAAGTTAACATACTTGTAGGCATCATGCACGTGGAACTAATTAACATTAATTTTAGGGAAAAGGGATCacatttatcctttaattttcGAATATTATCTACTTTTAACCTCGTTATACTAGCGTATATATTTCAGTCGTTCGCAAAATATTCAAATCAATCATTGTTTTAACggcaagaaaaatgattaaatgagaaattaaaatccaaataTTGATGAATTAGAAATTCAAGTCAAGAAAGAAAGCACTAGTAAACTACAAAGGAGATGGAATAACAACCCCTTCGTACAAATTAATCATCAAGTGCATAATCCTATGTCCAAACAAACAAGAACTACACAATACTAAATGAAACttcaacaaacaaaaatagaaattccTAGATTAATGCTACAACAACAAAGGGAAACACTTCACGTTAAACACACTACAACAAATTCGACTATAGTTAGTCgccaaagcaaataaaaaagtCATCACTAGACATTTTTTTCGCGCTTCCAATCTAAGGGTCGCTAAGAATAGTCATACCAGTGAAACttgtttgtcacgacccaaaatagaAGCATTTGTAGCTGCTTATTAGGCACAAATGAAATCAGATGGGAGATTTTTGCCACAAGTATTAATAAGCAAGCTAAGTGCAATTGGAATATTAATGTTAATTCCAAGAATATTAGCTTTCAATGCAGTGCAAAGACAAATAGCAGCTTCAAGATCCAAAAGTCCACCTAGTACTGAACAGCAATGCGGGTCGGGTGGGTTTCCAATGACTGCTCCGACCGGCCCGTTCAGTACGTTGGCACATACACCTAGTTTTAGGGCATCTCTAGGGCAATGACCCTTGGAGGGGATTGGGTTCGGGTTCGGGTTCGGGTTTGGATTagggttagggttagggtttggTTTAGGAATTGGTGGATTTTTGCAACCACTCCAGCAACCACATACAAGGGTAAAGAAAAGAATGTTGAAGCATAAAAAGAGGGTTGGTAAGTATCTCTTTGAATCCATGATAAAGAAGAACACACTTGTGTTTTACTGTATTTGTGAGGTTAATTTAGTGCATGGGTAGAGAAATTGAGGTGTGTATTTATAGGCAAATTGTGTCAAAGTCCGTGTAAGAAATTTTTACATTATCAagtcatttttatatcttctagcagataatttattttatttttcagattgGAAGTTTACTCTTTAGATATTCTTTGGATAACATGatagtataatatttttttttatgctaaaggtatactctgtctcaatttatgtggtatcgttcagattttgagatgaaatcttgattttgaaaactatatatatagaaaaaatactataagtcaaaaaattaacaattcaaaatattgatAAGATGTATGAAGAAATTGtggttaagaaaaaattatttagctttcaaaatttaaaaggtgtcatataaattgagccGAGGAGCGCAATGATTGAGAAATGAACCATAGAATTTTGGCATGCATGCAGACATGTGAACTAGTGCTAGCCTGGAACAAAAGGTAGCTAATAATTTAAAAGCAGTGAAATTCTGGCCCAAATTAACTTGGCTGAGCTTTTTGTAGATGTTTTTCTTGAAAGTTGAATGTTTTAGTGCTAGTGGAGCTATTTTATTGTTTCTTGGGGATCACAAGATGGACCAAACCAATAGGCAATAGGTACAGAAAACACACCCGTGACTACCCATTGGCCTTGCAATTTGTGTCATTCTTTCTATACTTCAGATTATTTGATCCCTCCATTCTAAAATTCTTACCATGCATCAACGAAAAagttgtgttaaactgaatggaTAATCCATAATCATGTTCTTTAATTTAACCTTAAATGATCATATCTATGATCTTCAATTGTAGatacttaaatttgtataaagttgaataagtagacACACATGTTCTATGTGACATAATATACATTGGCCGTcatgtaggacaagaattggTCACGTAGGATGCCACATAGgacatatgtgtctacttgttcaactttatataagCTTAAGTATCTACTTGTACACACCTAAAGGTGGAGGTCATAAATGTAATCTGAGACCAAGTTAAAGGCCATATTTTATATATTGTGAGTTGTGCATGAAAAACTTGTAGCAATGCTTAGTCTATCAACATTATTTATAgctatgttttataattttttaaaattataactaCGTTTAAgtgcatatttttttctttactaagagttttttttttccttcaaaaaaagTATTGTTAGGCCGACAACAAGAATAGGGGAAGTAAAAGAATAATGGAACAATGGGAGATGATGTTGGTGTTTTCCGCAGATTCGGTATCGTTAAATTGCTACGTGAATTAACAAGCATGTATTACGATTCGGTCTTGTTATAGATTCAATTTACTAGCAGGTGATAAAGGAAGtcaattaaatatgaaataaacaGAACAAATAAGTAAACCAAACAAATTTGAGCAAGCATTTACTATAATCCAAGGTTTGAACTCTGCTCTAAGTACTTGATTCAAAacagatatttttaaaataattaaactaacTGTAGTTTCCCTTAGCAAAACAGTTGGCCTTGTCTTTTCAATTCATTCCAACCAAAATCTTGTTTGCTTCAACAAGAAATTATGTTCCTATTTGTACCATGCTCATGcatttctttaaattattttttctgttTGTGTTGGGTTCTACATTTCTGTGAACATAATTTTGGCCAATCATCATCACATCTTGCGTTAACTTTTTTGGTTGAGTTAGGTCCAATGTTTTTTAATCATAGTATCAAGGCGACTCTCATTCCAATTCACAATTTATCCATGTTTGGCCTCCATTTTATATTATATTCTTCGCGCTCCAATGCGGAGGTGTTGAGCCCACATTAGTGGATTAAAGAAATATCTGATCTGTTTGTACGATCTTGGATAAATCTCACCTTTTAAACTAGCATTTAGAGTTGAATTATCCTCAAAGTCCGTTTCTGTGTAAGTTTGGATAGAAGTCCTATTGATCCATAAGTTAAGAGATGGATCGAGCGTCTATGCTTTGTTAATAGCAAGCACATTACTGCAAAGCACTTCCcattaaattcaagaaaatgttTGTTACCATTCAAACTGTGAATGATTCAATTAAAATGTATGAAGCCCAATCCTCTGTGTAAaggcctatgaagttgagttaggggtgtcaagtgggccggcccGACCCGGTCTTTGTAACTAACCCGACCCGATTTGACCCgacccggtaagccctagggctttagggttccgggtcccggaccgattatttttttaaaatgggcccggcTAACCCAGCCCAGACAAGCCCGCCGGCCCGGCCCGGATATCTTTTGGGCCAAACtcgccgttggcccaacggctatatagctgtttttgggtccaaacggctagtttgggcccatttatttaaaaaaaaattaacttaaaaaaatattttttaatcccaaaaaaattctataaataccctacaacttcaattcatttttcacacaatttttcactctctcaaatctcattctctctcaaatctcaattctcaattctcaaatattcaatatatttaatttcttaaagtgttcactttaattttttaatttttcgtttacaaagtacgagcggaagtttctaaagtcgcaaccttcggatacttccaaaatttgatattgtcgttccatctcttacttttaatttgtatttattgtattaattatttaatatttaattttattatatttgtgtattttgaatatttttagtttaatttaatttaacttatggataaattaagaaacctcgctactaaaggtgttaaaatcttttgtcccggaagcggtagtggtagtaaaaagcgaattactagcggtagaggtagttcaagtaatagatatacccgtatgccttcgcctccggtaccgcttggtacaccttttgaggaagaaataggtgtaggtgctcacgatatggattatgtagaagctcaggaaaattatattatagaagaagaaaatgaagtagacgcggttaatttagacgaagataatgaaaatattcctGAGACACCCGctgtaggagatgctaacgttagatctgaatcggttaatctccctcaccgtcctcccagtgccccaagacctcgtaaaagaactagtattgcatgacaattttttgaacgtatatcagatNNNNNNNNNNNNNNNNNNNNNNNNNNNNNNNNNNNNNNNNNNNNNNNNNNNNNNNNNNNNNNNNNNNNNNNNNNNNNNNNNNNNNNNNNNNNNNNNNNNNNNNNNNNNNNNNNNNNNNNNNNNNNNNNNNNNNNNNNNNNNNNNNNNNNNNNNNNNNNNNNNNNNNNNNNNNNNNNNNNNNNNNNNNNNNNNNNNNNNNNNNNNNNNNNNNNNNNNNNNNNNNNNNNNNNNNNNNNNNNNNNNNNNNNNNNNNNNNNNNNNNNNNNNNNNNNNNNNNNNNNNNNNNNNNNNNNNNNNNNNNNNNNNNNNNNNNNNNNNNNNNNNNNNNNNNNNNNNNNNNNNNNNNNNNNNNNNNNNNNNNNNNNNNNNNNNNNNNNNNNNNNNNNNNNNNNNNNNNNNNNNNNNNNNNNNNNNNNNNNNNNNNNNNNNNNNNNNNNNNNNNNNNNNNNNNNNNNNNNNNNNNNNNNNNNNNNNNNNNNNNNNNNNNNNNNNNNNNNNNNNNNNNNNNNNNNNNNNNNNNNNNNNNNNNNNNNNNNNNNNNNNNNNNNNNNNNNNNNNNNNNNNNNNNNNNNNNNNNNNNNNNNNNNNNNNNNNNNNNNNNNNNNNNNNNNNNNNNNNNNNNNNNNNNNNNNNNNNNNNNNNNNNNNNNNNNNNNNNNNNNNNNNNNNNNNNNNNNNNNNNNNNNNNNNNNNNNNNNNNNNNNNNNNNNNNNNNNNNNNNNNNNNNNNNNNNNNNNNNNNNNNNNNNNNNNNNNNNNNNNNNNNNNNNNNNNNNNNNNNNNNNNNNNNNNNNNNNNNNNNNNNNNNNNNNNNNNNNNNNNNNNNNNNNNNNNNNNNNNNNNNNNNNNNNNNNNNNNNNNNNNNNNNNNNNNNNNNNNNNNNNNNNNNNNNNNNNNNNNNNNNNNNNNNNNNNNNNNNNNNNNNNNNNNNNNNNNNNNNNNNNNNNNNNNNNNNNNNNNNNNNNNNNNNNNNNNNNNNNNNNNNNNNNNNNNNNNNNNNNNNNNNNNNNNNNNNNNNNNNNNNNNNNNNNNNNNNNNNNNNNNNNNNNNNNNNNNNNNNNNNNNNNNNNNNNNNNNNNNNNNNNNNNNNNNNNNNNNNNNNNNNNNNNNNNNNNNNNNNNNNNNNNNNNNNNNNNNNNNNNNNNNNNNNNNNNNNNNNNNNNNNNNNNNNNNNNNNNNNNNNNNNNNNNNNNNNNNNNNNNNNNNNNNNNNNNNNNNNNNNNNNNNNNNNNNNNNNNNNNNNNNNNNNNNNNNNNNNNNNNNNNNNNNNNNNNNNNNNNNNNNNNNNNNNNNNNNNNNNNNNNNNNNNNNNNNNNNNNNNNNNNNNNNNNNNNNNNNNNNNNNNNNNNNNNNNNNNNNNNNNNNNNNNNNNNNNNNNNNNNNNNNNNNNNNNNNNNNNNNNNNNNNNNNNNNNNNNNNNNNNNNNNNNNNNNNNNNNNNNNNNNNNNNNNNNNNNNNNNNNNNNNNNNNNNNNNNNNNNNNNNNNNNNNNNNNNNNNNNNNNNNNNNNNNNNNNNNNNNNNNNNNNNNNNNNNNNNNNNNNNNNNNNNNNNNNNNNNNNNNNNNNNNNNNNNNNNNNNNNNNNNNNNNNNNNNNNNNNNNNNNNNNNNNNNNNNNNNNNNNNNNNNNNNNNNNNNNNNNNNNNNNNNNNNNNNNNNNNNNNNNNNNNNNNNNNNNNNNNNNNNNNNNNNNNNNNNNNNNNNNNNNNNNNNNNNNNNNNNNNNNNNNNNNNNNNNNNNNNNNNNNNNNNNNNNNNNNNNNNNNNNNNNNNNNNNNNNNNNNNNNNNNNNNNNNNNNNNNNNNNNNNNNNNNNNNNNNNNNNNNNNNNNNNNNNNNNNNNNNNNNNNNNNNNNNNNNNNNNNNNNNNNNNNNNNNNNNNNNNNNNNNNNNNNNNNNNNNNNNNNNNNNNNNNNNNNNNNNNNNNNNNNNNNNNNNNNNNNNNNNNNNNNNNNNNNNNNNNNNNNNNNNNNNNNNNNNNNNNNNNNNNNNNNNNNNNNNNNNNNNNNNNNNNNNNNNNNNNNNNNNNNNNNNNNNNNNNNNNNNNNNNNNNNNNNNNNNNNNNNNNNNNNNNNNNNNNNNNNNNNNNNNNNNNNNNNNNNNNNNNNNNNNNNNNNNNNNNNNNNNNNNNNNNNNNNNNNNNNNNNNNNNNNNNNNNNNNNNNNNNNNNNNNNNNNNNNNNNNNNNNNNNNNNNNNNNNNNNNNNNNNNNNNNNNNNNNNNNNNNNNNNNNNNNNNNNNNNNNNNNNNNNNNNNNNNNNNNNNNNNNNNNNNNNNNNNNNNNNNNNNNNNNNNNNNNNNNNNNNNNNNNNNNNNNNNNNNNNNNNNNNNNNNNNNNNNNNNNNNNNNNNNNNNNNNNNNNNNNNNNNNNNNNNNNNNNNNNNNNNNNNNNNNNNNNNNNNNNNNNNNNNNNNNNNNNNNNNNNNNNNNNNNNNNNNNNNNNNNNNNNNNNNNNNNNNNNNNNNNNNNNNNNNNNNNNNNNNNNNNNNNNNNNNNNNNNNNNNNNNNNNNNNNNNNNNNNNNNNNNNNNNNNNNNNNNNNNNNNNNNNNNNNNNNNNNNNNNNNNNNNNNNNNNNNNNNNNNNNNNNNNNNNNNNNNNNNNNNNNNNNNNNNNNNNNNNNNNNNNNNNNNNNNNNNNNNNNNNNNNNNNNNNNNNNNNNNNNNNNNNNNNNNNNNNNNNNNNNNNNNNNNNNNNNNNNNNNNNNNNNNNNNNNNNNNNNNNNNNNNNNNNNNNNNNNNNNNNNNNNNNNNNNNNNNNNNNNNNNNNNNNNNNNNNNNNNNNNNNNNNNNNNNNNNNNNNNNNNNNNNNNNNNNNNNNNNNNNNNNNNNNNNNNNNNNNNNNNNNNNNNNNNNNNNNNNNNNNNNNNNNNNNNNNNNNNNNNNNNNNNNNNNNNNNNNNNNNNNNNNNNNNNNNNNNNNNNNNNNNNNNNNNNNNNNNNNNNNNNNNNNNNNNNNNNNNNNNNNNNNNNNNNNNNNNNNNNNNNNNNNNNNNNNNNNNNNNNNNNNNGATCACAACCAAGACATTCCTTCTCTGATGGAACCAATTTCTATTGTGATCAAATGTTCACCGACAAGAAAGAGATCAAAACGCTACTAGACGGAGCAACAGTGAGGcagtcttttaattattttacggAGAAGAGCTACACCAAATTGTTGAAGGAGAAATGTGTATCTCTTGGTTGCGGTTAGTTTTTGCGAGCAAAGAAGTACGAATCCTCAGACAGATTTTGCATACACAAGTATATTGGGTTCCACACGTACGGTGTTGAACACGCCACGAGCAGGCATAAGAGAATCTCATCCAAATTGATTGATTCACTATGAGTAAATCATTTtcgggatggtaagggtccaaacATAAGAGAAATTCAGAGTATTGTGTTTAGGGAGATGCATTGCAAtgcaagctattggatgtgttggaaaggaagtgtaattgcgaAGAACATTATTCGCGAGACACTGGAGCACGGATATGCTTGCTTGCCGGCTTTTTTccacatggtggagttattgaatcccatgtcttcttactctatcatggtaaataGGATGAATGGATCGTTCGTTTACTACTTTTTAGCATTCAGAGCTTGCATATGGGGATATGCCCatatgagaaaggtaattgccaTTGATGACACACATTTGTATGGAAAGTGCAGGGTGTGTTACTGAATGTCGTTGCACAGGacaccaaaaatcatatcttttcaATTACCTTTTGTGTCGTGGATAAAGAGGACGTGAAGTCTATAGTACAAGATGAACCAGATCCATCTCCGATAGGCACATTGGCATTGCCAATGCCTTCTTCCATATTTACATTCATGCGCATCATGGACTTTGCATGAAGCACCTCGCTGAAAATCTTCGTGTAAATCAACACtgtggagaacatctttatctattgtATGCCGCGACAAAGAGTTATTCTCTTGATGAGTTTAGCGAGCATTTTGCaaaattgaagaataattgtCCCGAGGCagcacatgtccttgaaaatATGCTTGATTTTGAGAAATGGAGTAGAGAACACTTCCCGAGCAATAGgtactgttgacacctaatttttgccctatATGACTAAATTTAACCctgattttcttcaatttttaataaaattaatatatttatttcatccgaataaatgcgctctaaaatatttatttaggttaattttgtcatttaagtgatgaTTATACATTTTCGTATTCACATATACGAGAtggtataaattttgttacttgaatgaatatttttatcaaaatttgagcttttacggagataagcttgaaaattaattcgaACGGATAAAGTCTTGATGTAAacataatttactctcaaaaaaaatttatttggataaatatgtgtttgattttattaaatcaagaagctcgggattaaaagaagtattaattcgtatcaaattttattataatttagcaATCtcttagatttggccataattgaaatcaaattagcCATAATTACAATGCAATCcaccaattaatttttaatttggtcaaaattaaataaatttggctaaattttaaatcctaatttgggttatattttaaataaccttaaaattctcaaaaactctcataacttctacccaatttccaccaaaaataatttcaaatttgtactacattgtacaattcccccctcaaccttgtcctttttctaattttgaaattcaaaaatcatattacattgtacaatttccccgcacattatcttccacctcaccttatcttcaatttttaaaatttcaaaaacacccctaaatgtttttctcccacattggaggatgaaaagaattgaatccccacccttttctataaatactaccactattttggtaaaGAGCAAGTCTAAAAGCCAAAAAGAATTGAAAAGCTTTTGAgcaaatagttgaaattttttttagctaaaaaaaaagtttcaaggttgaaaaaaaaaaagctttgagcaaagaagggtttttattttagtaatttttttttccatgaaATTCGTGGGCTAATCGAAGTTCTCGAGTTAAAAGCTTTCTGGTGGTGATCAAGACTTCGAAGAAAACTTGTAGTTCCGTTTTGCTGCCTCAAAAAAAGTAAACACACCTTTTCATTTTtgtaattatcatttttttcttcatctttttattcttcgtagttcgtagttataattttgtttgctagGATTGTTTGCtttagatggccttga is a genomic window containing:
- the LOC107852673 gene encoding 14 kDa proline-rich protein DC2.15 — encoded protein: MDSKRYLPTLFLCFNILFFTLVCGCWSGCKNPPIPKPNPNPNPNPNPNPNPNPIPSKGHCPRDALKLGVCANVLNGPVGAVIGNPPDPHCCSVLGGLLDLEAAICLCTALKANILGININIPIALSLLINTCGKNLPSDFICA